In the Theobroma cacao cultivar B97-61/B2 chromosome 1, Criollo_cocoa_genome_V2, whole genome shotgun sequence genome, one interval contains:
- the LOC18612304 gene encoding Fanconi anemia group D2 protein homolog isoform X7: protein MVLLHNQNPSRKRPSSSFGPPFPPAKIPKSRNDGVAVDAVERMVSILAEGGCTLINPLGAPSLPADPYKLRRYLSGLFSSSSEDRSLFLSGFSSYIQSSSNLRRVLISSDGSSFAPTRSESLVRHLLLVAPIQFDLQIMLLEKLPEYFDIVSGDSQTLLSLEDDVARLIINHLRWLDFVVDPSSFTDKLMQVLSICPLHLKKEIIGSLPEIVGDQNNKTVIDSLEQMLHEDPSIIVPVLDSFSNFNLDDQLQEQVITIALSCIRTIDAEQMPCLLRFLLLSATQVNVRRIISQIREHLKFLSVPNTHTLQKNKLKGKLLVDNTEASILDALRSSLQFKSILCQEILKELNGLEKPRDHKIIDIWLLVLLYTNGESMRKSIEKVFKKKVIEGCIQEVMLDQCIYGNKELAKEYFLSLLSLSEYLLACKEQKARDFGIYMYTLLFEEFADTYSRQEVLGALVTHVGSGVKSEVSSALQVMASLATKHAQELIPLSSHINGILDYLEGLTVENLHKVYEVFSHMALLARSSSDCFGSSIANELLIIVQKQHHPAIGQVSHPDLKYKKMGLIGILKIVSCLGDASNVTLSSPFQKSNTEEALELLETSLESCKQLCLSLIFFYDELTAILESRTLHTVIVDWIGKHVGEFESIFLSDLDGGQLPSRNSYCGLEGELWMNLDGEISPICLNILPLASSSQSACLQFLPANFHLLSAVERLTNQGSLGGIDALLGCPLLLPSSKYYSEAEWLSLTGKQKQIISLCLYYAVNWLRELLNAFCTQVAGRFEFTSQSTKEDITLKLLKRLRNLVFLESLLNHSIRMCPVVLPQLHLQVEHCGSTLINQPNHVGNMEKKNEPKMTHECTSPNKRKHKKIAKTSTPGTDGKLHQPTLMDVLRKAGVETSQEMTNEVSSKERTSASVDRQSHVFNESVLIEVSPPAQALESQKFRFRPLLLECFSILTFSKNHDSCCSDPVAELPLYLYLIHDLHCKLDYFAAPGKQCSSRSLSSVAFTRMTLDEFLSKIRPLFPSLKRNLDIAFCSLKEGNETCQEHWNIQSAAAHNPDIINLVPSKSSISTMVYKEVLHSFSKFFLEQMLNLPEVQRNKSVLSDLLEAFQPNETLDAGASDVQPCPSPGTIEYSYLGACSFVESILHAACSFSFILASEALFTLESAVTSVLNVVDKLEGDDVNIQSRFNQILPFLRGKLGSSAQKLLKHKWDDENLENGWKNKGEIVQKILRIHLEYTESTADLLDELACTILPQVSCTTMAEDEDYGYPTLCSATFLSWYHVLFEVNLTVLDKLVKEVVHLEKCRPGFQPENVHTHLIKMQKNVNVVVALVNMCRTYDKVTLHAMAVKYGGKFIDSFLKAFDFLQVHFQMHNEVIILLVKELQKATRTIQTLCSEAKGLKQTAITGKIPATKRSLERFLFRVKALLHTTSSGCTFWMGNLKHKDLRGQVVSSQAYVDDRNDSIDQDPEDVDPPVIVATASGNSETD, encoded by the exons ATGGTATTACTCCACAACCAAAATCCGTCTCGGAAGAGGCCCTCCTCCTCTTTTGGCCCTCCTTTTCCTCCGGCCAAAATCCCCAAATCTCGAAACGACGGCGTTGCGGTTGATGCAGTTGAAAGGATGGTTTCAATCTTAGCTGAGGGTGGTTGTACTTTGATAAACCCCTTGGGCGCACCCTCCCTTCCCGCCGATCCCTACAAGCTCCGCCGCTACCTCTCCggccttttttcttcttcttctgagGATCGCTCCCTCTTCCTCTCCGGTTTCTCGTCTTATATTCAATCCTCCTCCAATCTTCGCAG GGTTCTCATTTCATCGGATGGAAGTAGTTTTGCTCCTACTAGAAGTGAGAGTTTAGTCCGACATCTCTTGCTGGTTGCACCAATCCAATTTGACCTTCAGATTATGCTGCTTGAGAAACTTCCAGAATATTTTGACATTGTTTCTGGTGATTCACAAACATTATTGTCCCTCGAAGATGATGTTGCTAGGCTTATCATCAATCATCTTCGGTGGCTTGATTTTGTTGTTGATCCTAGTTCCTTTACCGATAAGTTAATGCAAGTCCTTTCCATTTGCCCTTTACACTTGAAAAAGGAGATCATTGGATCATTGCCGGAGATCGTTGGTGATCAAAATAACAAGACTGTGATTGATTCCCTTGAACAAATGCTTCATGAGGACCCATCCATAATTGTTCCTGTGCTTGACtcattttcaaacttcaaTTTGGATGATCAGTTGCAAGAACAG GTCATAACCATTGCACTATCATGCATTAGAACAATTGATGCGGAGCAAATGCCTTGTCTGCTTCGATTTTTACTGCTCTCTGCCACACAAGTAAATGTTCGAAGAATAATCTCACAAATACGTGAGCATTTAAAGTTTCTCAGTGTGCCAAATACTCACACAttgcaaaaaaataaactcaAAGGGAAGTTGCTTGTTGACAACACAGAGGCATCTATTCTAGATGCCTTGAGATCTAGTCTTCAATTTAAGAGT ATACTCTGTCAGGAGATTTTGAAGGAATTGAATGGCCTTGAGAAACCTCGAGATCACAAAATCATAGACATATGGTTGCTTGTGCTATTGTACACAAATGGTGAGTCCATGCGAAAAAGCATTGAGAAGGTATTTAAGAAGAAAGTTATTGAAGGTTGCATTCAGGAAGTTATGCTTGATCAGTGCATTTATGGGAACAAGGAACTGGCAAAG gAATATTTCCTGTCCTTGCTTTCTTTATCTGAGTACCTATTGGCATGCAAAGAACAAAAGGCAAGGGATTTTGGCATTTACATGTATACTCTTCTTTTTGAAGAGTTTGCTGATACTTATTCAAGACAGGAA GTTCTTGGTGCACTAGTCACTCATGTGGGCTCTGGTGTCAAGTCTGAAGTAAGTTCTGCTCTGCAGGTTATGGCTTCACTGGCCACAAAACATGCACAGGAATTAATTCCACTTTCTTCTCATATAAATG GAATCTTGGACTACTTGGAGGGACTGACTGTTGAAAATCTTCATAAG GTTTACGAGGTCTTCAGCCATATGGCACTGCTAGCTCGCTCTAGTTCTGACTGTTTTGGCTCTTCCATTGCAAATGAACTCTTGATAATTGTTCAAAAGCAG CATCACCCTGCAATTGGGCAGGTCAGCCATCCGGATCTGAAGTACAAAAAGATGGGCCTCATTGGAATCTTGAAAATTGTTTCATGTCTTGGGGATGCAAGTAATGTCACATTATCATCACCTTTTCAG AAATCAAATACTGAGGAGGCCTTGGAGCTCCTTGAAACATCCCTGGAATCTTGCAAACAGTTGTGCTTATCATTGATCTTCTTTTACGATGAACTGACTGCAATTTTGGAAAGTAGAACTCTTCACACTGTCATCGTGGACTG GATTGGCAAGCATGTAGGAGAATTTGAATCTATTTTCCTGTCTGATCTTGATGGTGGCCAATTGCCTAGCAGGAATTCATATTGTGGTTTAGAAG GGGAGCTATGGATGAACTTGGATGGTGAAATATCTCCTATTTGTCTGAACATTCTGCCATTAGCTTCTTCTTCGCA GTCTGCTTGTTTGCAATTTCTTCCTGCTAACTTTCATTTACTATCAGCT GTTGAAAGGTTGACAAATCAAGGATCTCTTGGTGGAATTGATGCATTACTTGGCTGTCCTTTGCTCCTTCCCTCGtctaag TACTACTCAGAAGCTGAATGGCTGTCTTTGACAGGAAAGCAGAAACAGATTATTTCTCTCTGTCTTTATTATGCAGTAAACTGGCTACGGGAACTG CTTAATGCCTTCTGCACACAAGTAGCTGGAAGATTTGAATTTACAAGTCAGTCGACAAAAGAGGACATAACATTGAAGCTGTTAAAGCGATTGAGGAACCTAGT ATTTCTGGAAAGCTTGTTAAATCATTCCATCAGAATGTGTCCTGTAGTACTACCTCAGCTCCATCTTCAAGTAGAGCATTGCGGATCGACGCTCATAAACCAACCAAACCATGTGGGGAATATGGAAAAGAAGAATGAGCCTAAGATGACACATGAATGCACATCCCCAAACAAAAGGAAGCATAAAAAGATTGCGAAGACCTCAACGCCAGGTACAGATGGAAAACTTCACCAGCCAACATTGATGGACGTGTTGAGGAAAGCAGGAGTAGAGACAAGCCAAGAGATGACAAATGAAGTTTCTTCAAAGGAGAGGACCTCAGCATCAGTAGATCGGCAATCCCATGTCTTTAATGAATCAGTGCTTATAGAAGTTTCTCCACCTGCACAAGCTCTGGAATCACAGAAATTTAGGTTCAGGCCTCTTTTATTGGAATGCTTCTCCATTTTGACCTTTTCAAAG AACCATGACTCCTGCTGCTCTGACCCTGTGGCTGAG TTACCCTTATACCTGTACCTCATTCATGATCTTCACTGCAAGTTGGATTACTTTGCTGCCCCGGGGAAACAATGCTCCTCGAGAAGCTTGAGTTCTGTTGCTTTTACCAGGATGACGTTGGATGAATTTCTTAGCAAAATTAGACCACTCTTTCCAAGTCTTAAGAGAAATTTAGATATTGCATTCTGTAGTCTTAAAGAAG GTAATGAAACTTGTCAAGAACACTGGAACATTCAATCTGCTGCTGCTCACAACCCAGATATAATCAACCTTGTCCCATCAAAATCTTCAATTTCTACTATGGTGTATAAGGAAGTACTTCATAGTTTCAGTAAG TTTTTCCTTGAGCAGATGCTAAACCTTCCTGAAGTACAAAGGAATAAATCAGTTCTTTCAGATCTCCTTGAAGCCTTTCAGCCCAATGAAACATTAGATGCTGGTGCTTCAGATGTACAGCCTTGTCCTTCACCTGGTACAATAGAGTATTCATATCTTGGGGCTTGTTCATTTGTGGAAAGTATCCTCCATGCAG CATGTTCTTTCTCCTTTATTCTGGCATCAGAGGCTCTTTTCACTCTGGAATCAGCTGTTACATCAGTTTTAAATGTCGTTGATAAGTTGGAGGGAGATGATGTAAACATACAGTCAAGGTTTAACCAGATCCTTCCTTTCTTGCGTGGCAAACTTGGATCGTCTGCTCAGAAACTTCTAAAGCATAAGTGGGATGACGAAAATCTTGAGAATGGCTGGAAGAACAAA GGAGAAATAGTACAAAAGATACTGCGGATCCACTTGGAATATACTGAATCAACTGCTGATTTGCTAGATGAGCTTGCGTGCACAATTTTGCCACAG GTTTCTTGTACAACAATGGCAGAAGATGAGGATTATGGTTACCCAACTCTATGTTCTGCAACATTTCTCTCCTGGTACCATGTACTG TTTGAAGTGAACCTCACAGTTCTTGACAAATTG GTTAAGGAGGTTGTTCACTTGGAGAAGTGCCGACCTGGTTTTCAACCCGAAAATGTTCACACACATTTGATCAAGATGCAAAAGAACGTGAATGTGGTTGTTGCACTAGTTAACATGTGCAGAACCTATGACAAG GTCACCCTGCATGCCATGGCTGTCAAGTATGGTGGGAAATTCATCGATTCCTTCCTTAAAG CTTTTGACTTCTTGCAGGTTCACTTCCAAATGCATAATGAAGTCATAATTCTACTG GTGAAAGAACTTCAAAAGGCTACAAGAACAATTCAGACTCTATGTTCTGAAGCAAAG GGCTTGAAGCAAACAGCCATCACTGGCAAAATACCTGCTACCAAAAGATCTTTGGAACGCTTTTTGTTTCGTGTCAAGGCTCTTCTCCATACAACATCTAGTGGATGCACTTTCTGGATGG GTAATCTAAAACACAAGGATCTCAGAGGTCAGGTGGTGAGTTCCCAGGCATATGTAGATGATCGAAACGACAGCATTGATCAAGATCCTGAGGATGTGGATCCACCAGTCATTGTTGCCACTGCTAGTGGAAACAGTGAAACAGACTGA
- the LOC18612304 gene encoding Fanconi anemia group D2 protein homolog isoform X9 produces MVLLHNQNPSRKRPSSSFGPPFPPAKIPKSRNDGVAVDAVERMVSILAEGGCTLINPLGAPSLPADPYKLRRYLSGLFSSSSEDRSLFLSGFSSYIQSSSNLRRVLISSDGSSFAPTRSESLVRHLLLVAPIQFDLQIMLLEKLPEYFDIVSGDSQTLLSLEDDVARLIINHLRWLDFVVDPSSFTDKLMQVLSICPLHLKKEIIGSLPEIVGDQNNKTVIDSLEQMLHEDPSIIVPVLDSFSNFNLDDQLQEQVITIALSCIRTIDAEQMPCLLRFLLLSATQVNVRRIISQIREHLKFLSVPNTHTLQKNKLKGKLLVDNTEASILDALRSSLQFKSILCQEILKELNGLEKPRDHKIIDIWLLVLLYTNGESMRKSIEKVFKKKVIEGCIQEVMLDQCIYGNKELAKEYFLSLLSLSEYLLACKEQKARDFGIYMYTLLFEEFADTYSRQEVLGALVTHVGSGVKSEVSSALQVMASLATKHAQELIPLSSHINGILDYLEGLTVENLHKVYEVFSHMALLARSSSDCFGSSIANELLIIVQKQVSHPDLKYKKMGLIGILKIVSCLGDASNVTLSSPFQKSNTEEALELLETSLESCKQLCLSLIFFYDELTAILESRTLHTVIVDWIGKHVGEFESIFLSDLDGGQLPSRNSYCGLEGELWMNLDGEISPICLNILPLASSSQSACLQFLPANFHLLSAVERLTNQGSLGGIDALLGCPLLLPSSKYYSEAEWLSLTGKQKQIISLCLYYAVNWLRELLNAFCTQVAGRFEFTSQSTKEDITLKLLKRLRNLVFLESLLNHSIRMCPVVLPQLHLQVEHCGSTLINQPNHVGNMEKKNEPKMTHECTSPNKRKHKKIAKTSTPGTDGKLHQPTLMDVLRKAGVETSQEMTNEVSSKERTSASVDRQSHVFNESVLIEVSPPAQALESQKFRFRPLLLECFSILTFSKNHDSCCSDPVAELPLYLYLIHDLHCKLDYFAAPGKQCSSRSLSSVAFTRMTLDEFLSKIRPLFPSLKRNLDIAFCSLKEGNETCQEHWNIQSAAAHNPDIINLVPSKSSISTMVYKEVLHSFSKMLNLPEVQRNKSVLSDLLEAFQPNETLDAGASDVQPCPSPGTIEYSYLGACSFVESILHAACSFSFILASEALFTLESAVTSVLNVVDKLEGDDVNIQSRFNQILPFLRGKLGSSAQKLLKHKWDDENLENGWKNKGEIVQKILRIHLEYTESTADLLDELACTILPQVSCTTMAEDEDYGYPTLCSATFLSWYHVLFEVNLTVLDKLVKEVVHLEKCRPGFQPENVHTHLIKMQKNVNVVVALVNMCRTYDKVTLHAMAVKYGGKFIDSFLKAFDFLQVHFQMHNEVIILLVKELQKATRTIQTLCSEAKGLKQTAITGKIPATKRSLERFLFRVKALLHTTSSGCTFWMGNLKHKDLRGQVVSSQAYVDDRNDSIDQDPEDVDPPVIVATASGNSETD; encoded by the exons ATGGTATTACTCCACAACCAAAATCCGTCTCGGAAGAGGCCCTCCTCCTCTTTTGGCCCTCCTTTTCCTCCGGCCAAAATCCCCAAATCTCGAAACGACGGCGTTGCGGTTGATGCAGTTGAAAGGATGGTTTCAATCTTAGCTGAGGGTGGTTGTACTTTGATAAACCCCTTGGGCGCACCCTCCCTTCCCGCCGATCCCTACAAGCTCCGCCGCTACCTCTCCggccttttttcttcttcttctgagGATCGCTCCCTCTTCCTCTCCGGTTTCTCGTCTTATATTCAATCCTCCTCCAATCTTCGCAG GGTTCTCATTTCATCGGATGGAAGTAGTTTTGCTCCTACTAGAAGTGAGAGTTTAGTCCGACATCTCTTGCTGGTTGCACCAATCCAATTTGACCTTCAGATTATGCTGCTTGAGAAACTTCCAGAATATTTTGACATTGTTTCTGGTGATTCACAAACATTATTGTCCCTCGAAGATGATGTTGCTAGGCTTATCATCAATCATCTTCGGTGGCTTGATTTTGTTGTTGATCCTAGTTCCTTTACCGATAAGTTAATGCAAGTCCTTTCCATTTGCCCTTTACACTTGAAAAAGGAGATCATTGGATCATTGCCGGAGATCGTTGGTGATCAAAATAACAAGACTGTGATTGATTCCCTTGAACAAATGCTTCATGAGGACCCATCCATAATTGTTCCTGTGCTTGACtcattttcaaacttcaaTTTGGATGATCAGTTGCAAGAACAG GTCATAACCATTGCACTATCATGCATTAGAACAATTGATGCGGAGCAAATGCCTTGTCTGCTTCGATTTTTACTGCTCTCTGCCACACAAGTAAATGTTCGAAGAATAATCTCACAAATACGTGAGCATTTAAAGTTTCTCAGTGTGCCAAATACTCACACAttgcaaaaaaataaactcaAAGGGAAGTTGCTTGTTGACAACACAGAGGCATCTATTCTAGATGCCTTGAGATCTAGTCTTCAATTTAAGAGT ATACTCTGTCAGGAGATTTTGAAGGAATTGAATGGCCTTGAGAAACCTCGAGATCACAAAATCATAGACATATGGTTGCTTGTGCTATTGTACACAAATGGTGAGTCCATGCGAAAAAGCATTGAGAAGGTATTTAAGAAGAAAGTTATTGAAGGTTGCATTCAGGAAGTTATGCTTGATCAGTGCATTTATGGGAACAAGGAACTGGCAAAG gAATATTTCCTGTCCTTGCTTTCTTTATCTGAGTACCTATTGGCATGCAAAGAACAAAAGGCAAGGGATTTTGGCATTTACATGTATACTCTTCTTTTTGAAGAGTTTGCTGATACTTATTCAAGACAGGAA GTTCTTGGTGCACTAGTCACTCATGTGGGCTCTGGTGTCAAGTCTGAAGTAAGTTCTGCTCTGCAGGTTATGGCTTCACTGGCCACAAAACATGCACAGGAATTAATTCCACTTTCTTCTCATATAAATG GAATCTTGGACTACTTGGAGGGACTGACTGTTGAAAATCTTCATAAG GTTTACGAGGTCTTCAGCCATATGGCACTGCTAGCTCGCTCTAGTTCTGACTGTTTTGGCTCTTCCATTGCAAATGAACTCTTGATAATTGTTCAAAAGCAG GTCAGCCATCCGGATCTGAAGTACAAAAAGATGGGCCTCATTGGAATCTTGAAAATTGTTTCATGTCTTGGGGATGCAAGTAATGTCACATTATCATCACCTTTTCAG AAATCAAATACTGAGGAGGCCTTGGAGCTCCTTGAAACATCCCTGGAATCTTGCAAACAGTTGTGCTTATCATTGATCTTCTTTTACGATGAACTGACTGCAATTTTGGAAAGTAGAACTCTTCACACTGTCATCGTGGACTG GATTGGCAAGCATGTAGGAGAATTTGAATCTATTTTCCTGTCTGATCTTGATGGTGGCCAATTGCCTAGCAGGAATTCATATTGTGGTTTAGAAG GGGAGCTATGGATGAACTTGGATGGTGAAATATCTCCTATTTGTCTGAACATTCTGCCATTAGCTTCTTCTTCGCA GTCTGCTTGTTTGCAATTTCTTCCTGCTAACTTTCATTTACTATCAGCT GTTGAAAGGTTGACAAATCAAGGATCTCTTGGTGGAATTGATGCATTACTTGGCTGTCCTTTGCTCCTTCCCTCGtctaag TACTACTCAGAAGCTGAATGGCTGTCTTTGACAGGAAAGCAGAAACAGATTATTTCTCTCTGTCTTTATTATGCAGTAAACTGGCTACGGGAACTG CTTAATGCCTTCTGCACACAAGTAGCTGGAAGATTTGAATTTACAAGTCAGTCGACAAAAGAGGACATAACATTGAAGCTGTTAAAGCGATTGAGGAACCTAGT ATTTCTGGAAAGCTTGTTAAATCATTCCATCAGAATGTGTCCTGTAGTACTACCTCAGCTCCATCTTCAAGTAGAGCATTGCGGATCGACGCTCATAAACCAACCAAACCATGTGGGGAATATGGAAAAGAAGAATGAGCCTAAGATGACACATGAATGCACATCCCCAAACAAAAGGAAGCATAAAAAGATTGCGAAGACCTCAACGCCAGGTACAGATGGAAAACTTCACCAGCCAACATTGATGGACGTGTTGAGGAAAGCAGGAGTAGAGACAAGCCAAGAGATGACAAATGAAGTTTCTTCAAAGGAGAGGACCTCAGCATCAGTAGATCGGCAATCCCATGTCTTTAATGAATCAGTGCTTATAGAAGTTTCTCCACCTGCACAAGCTCTGGAATCACAGAAATTTAGGTTCAGGCCTCTTTTATTGGAATGCTTCTCCATTTTGACCTTTTCAAAG AACCATGACTCCTGCTGCTCTGACCCTGTGGCTGAG TTACCCTTATACCTGTACCTCATTCATGATCTTCACTGCAAGTTGGATTACTTTGCTGCCCCGGGGAAACAATGCTCCTCGAGAAGCTTGAGTTCTGTTGCTTTTACCAGGATGACGTTGGATGAATTTCTTAGCAAAATTAGACCACTCTTTCCAAGTCTTAAGAGAAATTTAGATATTGCATTCTGTAGTCTTAAAGAAG GTAATGAAACTTGTCAAGAACACTGGAACATTCAATCTGCTGCTGCTCACAACCCAGATATAATCAACCTTGTCCCATCAAAATCTTCAATTTCTACTATGGTGTATAAGGAAGTACTTCATAGTTTCAGTAAG ATGCTAAACCTTCCTGAAGTACAAAGGAATAAATCAGTTCTTTCAGATCTCCTTGAAGCCTTTCAGCCCAATGAAACATTAGATGCTGGTGCTTCAGATGTACAGCCTTGTCCTTCACCTGGTACAATAGAGTATTCATATCTTGGGGCTTGTTCATTTGTGGAAAGTATCCTCCATGCAG CATGTTCTTTCTCCTTTATTCTGGCATCAGAGGCTCTTTTCACTCTGGAATCAGCTGTTACATCAGTTTTAAATGTCGTTGATAAGTTGGAGGGAGATGATGTAAACATACAGTCAAGGTTTAACCAGATCCTTCCTTTCTTGCGTGGCAAACTTGGATCGTCTGCTCAGAAACTTCTAAAGCATAAGTGGGATGACGAAAATCTTGAGAATGGCTGGAAGAACAAA GGAGAAATAGTACAAAAGATACTGCGGATCCACTTGGAATATACTGAATCAACTGCTGATTTGCTAGATGAGCTTGCGTGCACAATTTTGCCACAG GTTTCTTGTACAACAATGGCAGAAGATGAGGATTATGGTTACCCAACTCTATGTTCTGCAACATTTCTCTCCTGGTACCATGTACTG TTTGAAGTGAACCTCACAGTTCTTGACAAATTG GTTAAGGAGGTTGTTCACTTGGAGAAGTGCCGACCTGGTTTTCAACCCGAAAATGTTCACACACATTTGATCAAGATGCAAAAGAACGTGAATGTGGTTGTTGCACTAGTTAACATGTGCAGAACCTATGACAAG GTCACCCTGCATGCCATGGCTGTCAAGTATGGTGGGAAATTCATCGATTCCTTCCTTAAAG CTTTTGACTTCTTGCAGGTTCACTTCCAAATGCATAATGAAGTCATAATTCTACTG GTGAAAGAACTTCAAAAGGCTACAAGAACAATTCAGACTCTATGTTCTGAAGCAAAG GGCTTGAAGCAAACAGCCATCACTGGCAAAATACCTGCTACCAAAAGATCTTTGGAACGCTTTTTGTTTCGTGTCAAGGCTCTTCTCCATACAACATCTAGTGGATGCACTTTCTGGATGG GTAATCTAAAACACAAGGATCTCAGAGGTCAGGTGGTGAGTTCCCAGGCATATGTAGATGATCGAAACGACAGCATTGATCAAGATCCTGAGGATGTGGATCCACCAGTCATTGTTGCCACTGCTAGTGGAAACAGTGAAACAGACTGA